A region of Rhodamnia argentea isolate NSW1041297 chromosome 9, ASM2092103v1, whole genome shotgun sequence DNA encodes the following proteins:
- the LOC115737115 gene encoding lipid transfer protein EARLI 1-like: MASKTYATVALVLSLNIVLASLVTAGPPKPTSNFTVVSCPINALKLGICLDLLDSLLNITIGMPPKEPCCSLIAGLVDLEAAVCLCTAIKADVLGINLDIPLSLTLLLNVCSKKVPPGFQCA, translated from the coding sequence ATGGCTTCCAAGACCTATGCAACAGTTGCTCTAGTTCTCTCCCTCAACATCGTCTTGGCCTCCTTGGTCACTGCGGGGCCGCCGAAGCCAACCTCAAACTTCACGGTGGTTTCTTGCCCTATAAACGCCCTCAAATTAGGCATCTGCCTCGACTTACTTGATAGCCTTCTCAATATCACCATCGGCATGCCTCCAAAAGAGCCGTGCTGCTCTCTCATTGCTGGCCTTGTCGACCTAGAAGCCGCCGTTTGCCTTTGCACGGCCATCAAAGCCGATGTCTTGGGCATTAACCTCGACATTCCGCTCTCTCTGACCTTGCTCCTCAACGTTTGTAGCAAGAAGGTCCCTCCAGGTTTCCAATGTGCTTAA
- the LOC115737085 gene encoding 14 kDa proline-rich protein DC2.15-like, whose product MASRTLATTALLLSLNLLFFTMVSSTYCPPPPPKHHPKHPPTPTPAKATCPKDTLKLGVCADVLKSLLHLVVGTPPKTPCCSLIGGLADLEAAVCLCTAIKANVLGIHLNIPVSLSLLLNYCGKKVPSGFQCA is encoded by the coding sequence ATGGCATCAAGGACTCTAGCCACAAccgccctcctcctctccctcaaCCTCCTCTTTTTCACCATGGTGAGCTCCACCTActgcccgccgccgccgcccaagCACCACCCCAAGCACCCGCCCACGCCCACACCAGCGAAGGCCACGTGCCCCAAGGACACCCTCAAGCTCGGGGTGTGTGCTGACGTATTGAAGAGCCTGCTGCACCTCGTGGTCGGTACCCCGCCGAAGACCCCTTGCTGCAGCCTCATCGGCGGCTTGGCCGATCTCGAAGCCGCGGTCTGCCTCTGCACCGCCATCAAGGCCAACGTGCTGGGCATCCACTTGAACATCCCGGTCTCGCTCAGCTTGCTCTTGAACTACTGTGGCAAGAAGGTCCCTTCTGGGTTCCAATGTGCCTAA
- the LOC115737116 gene encoding lipid transfer protein EARLI 1-like, producing MASKTYATVALVLSLTIVFGSLVAAGPPKPTSKIWVSCPINALKLGICLDLLDSLLNITIGMPPKEPCCSLIAGLVDLEAAVCLCTAIKADVLGINLNIPLSLSLLLNVCSKKVPPGFQCA from the coding sequence ATGGCTTCGAAGACCTATGCAACAGTTGCTCTAGTTCTCTCCCTCACCATCGTCTTCGGCTCCTTGGTCGCTGCGGGGCCACCGAAGCCAACCTCAAAAATTTGGGTTTCTTGCCCTATAAACGCCCTCAAATTAGGCATCTGCCTCGACTTACTTGATAGCCTTCTCAATATCACCATCGGCATGCCTCCAAAAGAGCCGTGCTGCTCTCTCATTGCCGGCCTTGTCGACCTAGAAGCCGCTGTTTGCCTTTGCACGGCCATCAAAGCCGATGTCTTGGGCATTAACCTCAACATTCCGCTCTCTCTGAGCTTGCTCCTCAACGTTTGTAGCAAGAAGGTCCCTCCGGGTTTCCAATGTGCTTAA